In the genome of Sphingomonas alpina, the window GATCGCGATCAGGAGGTGCGTCATGGCCAAAGCCAGGAAGAAGTTGTTGCCGAAGGATTTCGAGGCGCAACTTGAAAGCGGCGACCTGGACGCGCTCAAGGCGATCTTCGACACCTGCGACATCAATGCGCGGGGCGGCTACCGCAAGCAGACCGCGTTGGCGTTCAACCAGTGTCCTGACGGACTGACACGCTGGCTGGTCGAGCAAGGTGCCGATCTCTCGGCGGTCGACACCTATGGGGAAACTCCGCTGCATTCGCGGGCAGGACATTGGCAGGGGAATGTCGAGATTCTGCTGGAGCTTGGCGCGGACCTTCATCATGGCGAGAACCTGCACGGCACGCCGCTCCATAAGGCGGCGGGACACTATAATCTCCGCACCACACACCTGCTGATCGAGCATGGCGCGCGGGTCGATGCCCTCAACCGCGCGAAACAGACGCCGCTGGCCCATGCGCTGCAGTCCTGCAGCAACGCCAATATCAAGAACATGGCGACGCTGGCGGAACTGCTGATCGAGGAAGGCCGGCGCCAGGCGCCAAAGCAGAAGGGACTTTTATCCGCCGTTTTTGGCTCGCGCCGGAAGGCGGATGCGCATCAGACGCCGGCAATGAAGGCGTTCGTCACGCGGATTGGCACCGGTTTCGAATTTCATCGCGCCGGTTTCAACCCCGACTATCTCGACGAAACAAGCGCCGGGCTCGACAAACTCTATGCCCTGTTCGACGTGCCACCAGTTCCCCGCCGCGCCATGCATGACGGCACATCGCCGATCATAGCCAGGGCCGCGCGCTGGGAAGACCGCTTTCAGGAACTCTGGGAATTGCTGATCCCGTCAAAAGGTCCTGCCAGCACCACACAGGGCGAAGTGATCCGCATCGCCGGCAAGATCCGCCGCGAGATCGACGGCAATGGCGGGGGCAATTGGGACGCCGATTTCAGGAAAATGGCCGATGCCTTCCTCGCGTATGTCGGCACCGGCACCCCACTTCCCGACGCCGAATTGACCGACGCGCGGGAGATTATCACCGAGATCAAGAGACGAAACGGCGATACGAACCGGATGTGCGAGCTTGCCGTCAATTGGGTGACACTCAATCCCACGCCCGTGAAGCTGCCGCCCCCGGAGTATGATCGCTAGACCGATGCCGCCGGCAAGGCGACAATAGCCAATGACCATGACCTTCTTCGCTACCCAATCGGACATTGCCCAGGTCTGGCAATGGCTTTTCGACGTGCCGGAGATGAAGCTGTTCGAGGGATATTCACGGCCCGATAAACCCAATCGCTGGTTCGAGGGCTGGGATGTCGTCTCCCGCTACCTCGATGATGGCGGCTGGACTCTCACCGCCTGGCCGCAAGGTGTCGGCGGCCAGCCGCGCATCGACCGAATAACCTTCACACCCGAAATGCAGAGAGAATTAGGAGGCAAGGGGCGGACGATATTGCTCAGCCCTGCCTGCATCAGAGTGAACCGCAACAATGATCAGATGGGGTGCCTCGCCGATTCATCGATTACGTGCTGGACCGAAAAGGGCGCGCGCGGCCAGTCGATCTTTCCGGAGGAATTCCTGGATGAGGTGGACTGGGTGAAATTGCGGTCGATCATCGGCAAGATCCAGCGACAGATTACCAAGGCCTCGCCAGCCAAGCTCCGCGCCTGCCCGATCATGCCCGACGCGTTCGAAAAGCTCCAGGCGGGCGAGATCAGGATATGGAACTGGGGCACGGCATGCGATTTTTCCTCTCCGCTCATCATGGTGAGGTAACCGCGGTACACGCCCAGTCGGGCAGCTATGCGTCGCGTGTGCCCAGAGTGCTGAAAAACCGGAGCAGATATCCGTCAGGGTCGCTGACGACAAATTGCCGCTGGCCTCTGCTCATTGCCCCTTGCTGATACCATCGTTCCTCCAGCGCGAGAACGATTGTCAGACCCGCATCGACCACCCGGCGGTATAGCGCGTCGGCATCGTCGATTTCCATCTGCAGATTGATGCCGCGCCCATAGGGCTTCTCCAGCGGCGCCGTTCGGAACCGTCGCCCCGGCCCGTCCGCCTGCTGCAGCATCAGGTGCGCCCTTCCGCGACCGAGATAGGCAAAACCTTCGTCCGGGCGCTCCGCCAGAAGCTCAAAGCCCAGCACGCCGCGATAGATGGCGAGCGACGCTTCGAGGCTGATAACATCCAGTTCAGGGACCAGACCCGGCATTTCGATCATCAGGTGTCATCCGTCTCGGCCATCGATCTTTCGCCTCGCTAGAATCCCGCCCCCGACAATTGCGCACGCAGATTCTGCAGCACGCGCTCCCCAACCGGCGACAGGTCGCGCGCGGGCCTGCCCTCACGCAGGCGTTTGCGGTCCTTCTCCGGCGGTTCGACCGCGCGCACGCGGACCGGCGCCTGCCCCTGCGCCTTCATGCCGAGCATCTCCGCTGCACCGCGCGACAGATCGATGATGCGCGGACCCCGCACGAACGGCCCGCGGTCATTGACCCGCACGATGATCCGCCGCCCGGTATCGAGCGCCGTCACTTCGACATAGCTGGGCAGCGGCAGGGTGGTATGCGCAGCGGTGATCCAGCCGGGGCGGAAGCGCTCGCCATTGGCGGTGCGGTTGCCGGATTCATTACCGTACCAGCTGGCATAGCCCAGCACGTCGTAGCGCGGATCGGCGGCCGGCACATAGGTCGTACCGCGGATCTGATAAGGTTGACCAATCCGGACGGGCATATCGCTCACGGGACGAAAATTGCCGCCGCCACAGGCCGACAGCATCAACACGGCCACCGCCACGCTCCCGATCCGCGTCGCTTGAAATCCCCGCATGGCTGCGATCCTAGGCGAAGGCAGCATCGGCATAAAGCCTCGATTACCGGGTTCGTCCCACACCGTACACGGATTCGCCTGGCCGCGGTTGGAAGCGAGCTCCACCCGCTCCCTAGCCTTCCGCACCTCCACGTCGCGCCGCGAGCAGGAAATCCTCCACCCAGCGCTCGATCGCTTCAAGCGCCGTCGGGCTGAGGTCAACGAACGACAGGCGCTGGTCGTCGAAATTGCCCGCACGCTGCACCAGGCCAAGCACGACCAGCCGGTCGAGCCAGCGCAACGCGGTCGCTGGGGGAACGGCAGCAGCGTCGCAAGCGCTCGCGACACTGACGCACCGTCCCTCGATGTGCGACACATAGAGATCGAGCAGAATGTCCCAGGCCGGCTCGGCGAAAAGCTCCGCCGGCAGCAATTGAGTACGCCCGCGTCGGGCGCGCAGATAATCGCGCACGATGTCCAGATGGTCCGGCG includes:
- a CDS encoding bleomycin resistance protein, with translation MIEMPGLVPELDVISLEASLAIYRGVLGFELLAERPDEGFAYLGRGRAHLMLQQADGPGRRFRTAPLEKPYGRGINLQMEIDDADALYRRVVDAGLTIVLALEERWYQQGAMSRGQRQFVVSDPDGYLLRFFSTLGTRDA
- a CDS encoding ankyrin repeat domain-containing protein, with the translated sequence MAKARKKLLPKDFEAQLESGDLDALKAIFDTCDINARGGYRKQTALAFNQCPDGLTRWLVEQGADLSAVDTYGETPLHSRAGHWQGNVEILLELGADLHHGENLHGTPLHKAAGHYNLRTTHLLIEHGARVDALNRAKQTPLAHALQSCSNANIKNMATLAELLIEEGRRQAPKQKGLLSAVFGSRRKADAHQTPAMKAFVTRIGTGFEFHRAGFNPDYLDETSAGLDKLYALFDVPPVPRRAMHDGTSPIIARAARWEDRFQELWELLIPSKGPASTTQGEVIRIAGKIRREIDGNGGGNWDADFRKMADAFLAYVGTGTPLPDAELTDAREIITEIKRRNGDTNRMCELAVNWVTLNPTPVKLPPPEYDR
- a CDS encoding MarR family winged helix-turn-helix transcriptional regulator; protein product: MDWRGLTTKPASSLDLPCLNEAGLSDARLFDGGPPDHLDIVRDYLRARRGRTQLLPAELFAEPAWDILLDLYVSHIEGRCVSVASACDAAAVPPATALRWLDRLVVLGLVQRAGNFDDQRLSFVDLSPTALEAIERWVEDFLLAARRGGAEG
- a CDS encoding septal ring lytic transglycosylase RlpA family protein — protein: MRGFQATRIGSVAVAVLMLSACGGGNFRPVSDMPVRIGQPYQIRGTTYVPAADPRYDVLGYASWYGNESGNRTANGERFRPGWITAAHTTLPLPSYVEVTALDTGRRIIVRVNDRGPFVRGPRIIDLSRGAAEMLGMKAQGQAPVRVRAVEPPEKDRKRLREGRPARDLSPVGERVLQNLRAQLSGAGF